The Thamnophis elegans isolate rThaEle1 chromosome Z, rThaEle1.pri, whole genome shotgun sequence genome contains a region encoding:
- the LOC116521477 gene encoding olfactory receptor 14A16-like produces MSNTTRVNAFLLLGFSEIRNFQIIYSVISLAIYLGVLVGNSLIIIAIGFECHLHKPMYFFLMNLSLADIGFVSVTIPKSIFNSLFNTQWISYSECVSQVFFLIFFMASDFAFLTVMAYDRYVAICSPLYYETVMNKETCIHMAIISWIAALLYALLHTVGTFTMTFCSKIIDQFFCEIPQLLKISCSGSNVIESVVHLIGACLSFMSFCFIIFSYAKIFRAVTRIPSIQGKKKTISTCSPHFLAVSLFLFTTSFAYLKPTSNSSHNLNLVASAIYSVVPPLMNPIIYSLRNKQIKTALRKHLPSKKASFHVH; encoded by the coding sequence ATGTCCAACACAACCAGAGTGAATGCATTTCTACTTCTTGGATTTTCTGAAATACGGAATTTTCAGATTATATACAGTGTGATTTCTCTTGCCATATATTTAGGAGTTCTGGTGGGAAACAGCCTTATCATTATTGCCATAGGTTTTGAATGCCACCTCCATAAACCCATGTATTTCTTTCTGATGAATTTATCTCTTGCAGACATAGGGTTTGTTTCTGTAACTATTCCTAAATCTATATTCAATTCACTTTTCAACACACAATGGATTTCTTATTCTGAATGTGTCAGCCAAGTATTTTTCCTGATCTTTTTTATGGCAAGTGATTTTGCTTTCCTGACTGTAATGGCATATGATCGGTATGTTGCCATCTGTAGTCCTTTATATTATGAAACTGTGATGAATAAGGAGACCTGTATCCATATGGCAATAATTTCATGGATTGCTGCCCTTTTGTATGCACTGTTGCACACTGTTGGCACCTTTACAATGACTTTCTGTTCAAAAATCATTGATCAATTTTTCTGTGAAATCCCACAGTTACTTAAAATATCTTGTTCTGGTAGTAATGTCATTGAAAGTGTGGTCCATCTCATTGGTGCATGTTTATCATTTATGAgcttttgttttataattttttcaTATGCAAAAATCTTCAGAGCAGTGACAAGAATCCCCTCCATTCAGGGAAAGAAGAAAACCATTTCCACTTGTTCACCACATTTCCTTGCAGTCTCCTTATTTCTTTTCACAACTTCATTTGCCTATCTGAAGCCTACCTCAAACTCATCACATAATCTTAATTTGGTAGCTTCTGCAATCTATTCTGTGGTTCCACCACTGATGAACCCAATCATCTACAGCTTgagaaataaacaaatcaaaacagCACTAAGGAAACATCTTCCTTCTAAGAAGGCTTCTTTTCATGTCCACTAA
- the LOC116521478 gene encoding olfactory receptor 14A16-like, with the protein MFQNTSVSTFLLLEFSKTWELQILHFTVFLLLYLTIVTGNLLIISAVAFDHHLHTPLYFFLMNLAIQDLCSISVILPKSMVNSLLNTRDISYFGCVAQVLFFFFFISSDFFLLTVMAYDRYIAICNPLHYVMVMNKQACTQMVATVWLAGLAYGVLHTSGTFVIPFCSNVVNQFFCEIPQLLKLACSDLYLIEIGVVVVSVAIGVGCCCFIIVTYVHIFMTLLRIPSMQGRKKAFETCLPHIIVFSMFLFTGSIAYLRPISDTPSYLDLIFTMIYSMLPPLLNPIIYSMRNKAIKKALSKLFRVKHCFLNTLSRLD; encoded by the coding sequence ATGTTTCAGAACACATCTGTATCTACATTTTTACTTCTAGAATTCTCAAAGACTTGGGAACTGCAGATTCTTCATTTCACTGTGTTCCTGTTATTATATTTAACAATTGTTACAGGGAACCTTTTAATCATCTCAGCAGTAGCATTTGACCACCATCTTCATACACCATTGTATTTCTTCCTGATGAACTTGGCTATACAGGATTTGTGCTCTATTTCAGTTATTCTTCCCAAATCCATGGTCAATTCCCTCCTGAACACCAGGGATATTTCTTATTTTGGATGTGTTGCTcaggttcttttctttttcttttttatatcatcAGATTTTTTCCTTCTCACAGTCATGGCATATGACCGGTATATTGCCATCTGTAATCCACTGCACTATGTAATGGTAATGAACAAGCAAGCTTGCACCCAAATGGTTGCTACGGTATGGCTTGCTGGTCTTGCTTATGGGGTTTTACATACCAGTGGAACTTTTGTAATCCCTTTCTGCTCTAATGTGGTAAATCAATTCTTCTGTGAGATCCCCCAGTTACTTAAACTTGCCTGCTCTGACTTATATTTAATTGAAATTGGAGTTGTAGTTGTAAGTGTTGCCATTGGGGTAGGTTGCTGCTGCTTCATTATTGTGACTTATGTACATATCTTCATGACACTCCTTCGAATCCCTTCCATGCAGGGAAGGAAAAAAGCATTTGAAACCTGTCTTCCCCACATCATCGTATTTTCCATGTTTTTATTTACAGGAAGTATTGCTTATTTGCGACCAATCTCTGACACTCCATCATATCTGGACTTGATTTTTACAATGATATATTCAATGCTTCCTCCTCTGCTGAATCCAATTATTTACAGCATGAGAAACAAGGCAATTAAAAAAGCTCTCTCAAAACTATTCAGAGTGAAACACTGTTTTCTGAATACATTATCCAGATTGGATTAG
- the LOC116521479 gene encoding olfactory receptor 14I1-like has product MDNNTSIFLLLELSNIREFQIIYASVFLILYLITLTGNFLIISAIIFDSHLHTPMYLFLMNLALQNIGSVSVIIPKSIFNSFMNRRWISYSECVTQVLLFLFFVDSDISLLTVMAFDRYVAICNPLQYEMIMNRKACTQMIGSLWIASLFNAILNTTGTFLTPFCSNIINQFYCEIPHLLKIACSDLYTTEIGVVVFSITLAFGCFVFIVFTYVEIFLAVLRIPSVQGRKKALSTCLPHLIVFSIFLFTGCFAYLRPISEKPQHSDFAITVMYSIIPPMMNPLIYSLRNNDINIALSRIFALRSLI; this is encoded by the coding sequence ATGGATAACAACACATCTATATTTCTTCTCCTGGAATTATCAAACATTCGGGAATTTCAGATTATTTATGCCTCTGTAtttttgattttgtatttaattacACTAACTGGGAACTTCCTGATTATCTCTGCAATCATTTTTGATTCTCACCTTCACACACCAATGTACCTCTTCCTAATGAATTTAGCCCTGCAGAACATTGGTTCAGTTTCAGTTATTATTCCCAAGTCCATTTTCAATTCATTTATGAACCGACGATGGATTTCTTATTCTGAGTGTGTAACtcaagttcttttatttttattctttgtagACTCTGATATTTCTCTTCTTACTGTCATGGCATTTGATCGGTATGTTGCTATCTGTAATCCTTTACAATATGAAATGATAATGAACAGGAAGGCCTGCACCCAAATGATTGGCAGCCTGTGGATTGCCAGCCTGTTCAATGCTATATTAAACACCACTGGGACTTTTCTTACTCCTTTCTGCTCTAATATTATCAATCAGTTTTATTGTGAAATCCCACATTTACTGAAGATTGCATGTTCAGATTTATACACAACTGAAATTGGAGTTGTAGTATTTAGCATTACATTAGCATTTGGTTGTTTTGTCTTCATTGTTTTTACTTATGTGGAGATCTTCCTTGCTGTCCTAAGAATTCCTTCTgtccaaggaagaaaaaaggcTTTGTCTACTTGCCTGCCACACCTAATcgtcttttccatttttttgtttaCTGGCTGCTTTGCTTATCTGCGTCCTATATCAGAGAAACCACAACACTCTGATTTTGCCATTACAGTAATGTATTCCATTATTCCACCCATGATGAATCCATTAATCTATAGCTTGAGAAACAATGACATTAATATTGCTCTGTCAAGAATTTTTGCTCTGAGGTCACTTATATAA
- the LOC116521481 gene encoding olfactory receptor 14A2-like, which produces MDNDTSVFLLLEFSTIRELQVMYTALFLILYLMTLIGNILIISAIAFDSRLHTPMYFFLMNLALQDIGSVSLIVPKSIVNSIINARYISYSGCVAQVLLFVFFIDCDISLLTVMAYDRFVAICNPLRYEMIMNRKACIKMIGSVWIASFLNAVLNTIGTFTTHFCSNAINQFYCEIPQLLKLACSDAFVIEIAGIIFSFTLAFGCFAFIFVTYIEIFTAVSKIPSVQGRKKAFSTCFPHLTVFSLFIFTSSFAYLRTPSDTPSQFDFAITIMYSIVPPMLNPLIYSFRNKDIKIALSRHFGLRTHILISKN; this is translated from the coding sequence ATGGATAATGACACATCTGTATTTCTTCTACTGGAATTCTCAACGATTAGGGAACTACAGGTTATGTACACAGCTTTATTTCTGATTCTGTATTTAATGACCCTAATAGGGAACATCCTCATTATCTCTGCAATTGCTTTTGATTCCCGCCTTCACACCCCCATGTACTTCTTTCTGATGAACTTAGCCCTACAAGACATTGGTTCTGTTTCACTTATTGTCCCCAAATCTATTGTCAATTCCATTATTAATGCACGATATATTTCATATTCTGGATGTGTCGCCCAAGTCCTCTTGTTTGTCTTCTTCATAGATTGTGATATTTCTCTTCTTACTGTCATGGCATATGATCGATTTGTTGCCATTTGCAATCCTTTAAGATATGAAATGATAATGAACAGGAAGGCTTGCATCAAAATGATTGGCAGTGTATGGATTGCTAGCTTTCTCAATGCTGTATTAAACACAATTGGAACTTTTACTACTCATTTCTGTTCTAATGCGATTAATCAGTTTTACTGTGAAATCCCTCAGTTACTTAAGCTTGCCTGCTCAGATGCATTTGTAATTGAAATTGCTGGCATAATATTCAGTTTTACATTAGCATTTGGttgttttgcttttatctttGTTACTTACATAGAGATCTTTACTGCTGTTTCAAAAATCCCTTCTgttcagggaagaaaaaaagccTTCTCCACTTGTTTCCCACATCTCACAGTTTTCTCCTTATTTATATTTACTTCTTCATTTGCTTACCTGAGAACTCCGTCTGATACCCCATCACAGTTTGATTTTGCAATTACCATCATGTATTCTATTGTTCCACCTATGTTAAATCCATTAATATACAGCTTTAGAAATAAGGATATCAAAATTGCTCTTTCAAGACATTTTGGTCTGAGGACCCATATTTTAATTAGCAAGAATTAG
- the LOC116521482 gene encoding olfactory receptor 14J1-like, whose translation MDNDTSIFLLLEFSTIRELQVMYTAIFLILYLMTLIGNILIISAIAFDSRLHTPMYFFLMNLALQDIGSVSLIVPKSVINSIINARHISYPGCVAQVFFFVFFVNCDISLLTVMAYDRFVAICNPLRYEMIMNRKACTKMIGSVWIASFLNSVLNTIVTFTTHFCSNVINQFFCDIPQLLKLACSDFYLIETGVVIFSFTLAFGCFAFLIISYIQIFIAVSKIPSVRGRKKAFSTCFPHLTVFSLFLFTSSFAYLKTPSDTPSHFDFAVTIMYSIIPPMLNPLIYSLRNKDIKIALSKLFLSLCSSIYIN comes from the exons ATGGATAATGACACATCTATATTTCTTCTACTGGAATTCTCAACGATTAGAGAACTACAGGTTATGTACACGGCTATATTTCTGATTCTGTATTTAATGACCCTAATAGGGAACATCCTCATTATCTCTGCAATTGCCTTTGACTCCCGCCTTCACACCCCCATGTACTTCTTTCTGATGAACTTAGCCCTACAAGACATTGGTTCTGTTTCACTCATTGTCCCCAAATCTGTTATCAATTCCATTATTAATGCACGGCATATTTCTTATCCTGGATGTGTTGCTCAAGtcttcttctttgtcttctttgTAAATTGTGATATTTCTCTTCTTACTGTCATGGCCTATGATCGATTTGTTGCCATTTGCAATCCTTTACGATATGAGATGATAATGAACAGGAAGGCTTGCACCAAAATGATTGGCAGTGTGTGGATTGCCAGTTTCCTCAATTCTGTCTTAAATACAATTGTAACTTTTACTACACATTTTTGTTCCAACGTGATCAATCAGTTTTTCTGTGATATCCCACAGTTACTTAAGCTTGCCTGTTCagatttttatttaattgaaaCTGGAGTTGTAATATTTAGTTTTACCTTGGCGTTTGGTTGTTTTGCCTTCCTCATTATTTCTTACATTCAAATATTTATTGCTGTTTCAAAAATCCCTTCTGTTCGGGGAAGGAAAAAGGCATTCTCCACTTGCTTCCCACACCTCACagttttctccttatttttatttacttcttcATTTGCTTACCTGAAGACTCCATCTGATACCCCATCACACTTTGATTTTGCAGTTACCATCATGTATTCTATTATTCCACCCATGTTAAATCCATTAATATACAGCTTGAGAAACAAAGACATCAAAATTGctctttcaaagcttttttta TCTTTAtgttcttctatatatataaattaa